A DNA window from Caretta caretta isolate rCarCar2 chromosome 7, rCarCar1.hap1, whole genome shotgun sequence contains the following coding sequences:
- the LOC125640157 gene encoding protein BTG1-like: MKTEISTAAGFITRLLRTPGGIGDEQLRCFSESLQEALRDHYKHHWFPLMPSKGSGYRCIRINHKMDPLIGKAAGMIGLSHQRLFQLLPSELTLWVDPFEVSYRIGEDGSICVLYESPPPGLKTAKSLESRNSCKEEWRIGRSSPSKNYNMMTVSS, translated from the exons atGAAGACGGAGATCTCCACTGCCGCGGGCTTCATCACCCGCCTGCTACGCACCCCCGGCGGCATCGGCGACGAGCAGCTGCGCTGCTTCAGCGAGTCACTGCAGGAGGCGCTGCGAG ACCATTATAAACACCACTGGTTTCCCCTGATGCCCTCCAAGGGCTCAGGGTACCGATGCATTAGGATCAACCACAAGATGGACCCCTTGATAGGGAAGGCAGCCGGCATGATCGGACTGAGCCATCAGAGACTCTTCCAGCTCTTACCCAGTGAATTGACTCTTTGGGTTGACCCCTTTGAGGTGTCCTATAGAATAGGAGAAGATGGGTCTATCTGTGTCCTTTATGAAAGCCCCCCACCGGGTCTGAAGACTGCCAAATCTCTGGAGAGTAGAAACAGCTGTAAAGAGGAATGGAGAATTGGCAGATCAAGCCCTTCCAAGAATTACAACATGATGACAGTTTCTAGTTAA